The window GGTAAGCGCGAGCAGCGCCGAAAGATCCGGTTCGGCCGGTTTTTTGTCGTCAAAAGATAAAACGATGCCCACGCCTTGAAACTCCATCGGTCCCTGTTCGCAAGGGAGGATAGGAAGGGGAGAGGCGGTCGGCAAGTCAACACCTTTCGGTCGCGTTTTCGCCGCACGCGTTCTGATTGTTCGGCAAATGTTGCTTTGTCGCCTATGATGGCGCCGGCCGGGGACTGCACGGAACGAGCGAAAGGCGACGATGGAAGAGCTCCTGAAGACCAACGATCCGGTGACCCTCTCCTTTGCCACGTCGCTGCTGGAAGAGGCGGGAATCGGGCATCTGGTGGTCGACCAGCACATGAGCATCGTGGAAGGCTCGCTCGGCATCATCCCGCGGCGCCTGCTCGTGGAACGCGATGCGCTGACGCAGGCAAGGGCGCTTTGCGTCGATGCCGGCATCGGCCACGAGCTGACGCCGGAACAGAAGGGCTTGTGACGATTTGCGGCAAGACGGCGAGGCGGTGGCGATGAGCGCGGCTTCGGAGGCATCGGATCCGGTCCTGCCGGAAGGGGCGACGCGCGACGCGTTCCTCGGCGGG of the Rhodobium gokarnense genome contains:
- a CDS encoding putative signal transducing protein, translating into MEELLKTNDPVTLSFATSLLEEAGIGHLVVDQHMSIVEGSLGIIPRRLLVERDALTQARALCVDAGIGHELTPEQKGL